A single Oryzias melastigma strain HK-1 linkage group LG24, ASM292280v2, whole genome shotgun sequence DNA region contains:
- the ccn6 gene encoding cellular communication network factor 6, with amino-acid sequence MLSFLRLTLLLILAHQPMNRAQNQRLQFCQWPCRCPEWRACAPGVSSVLDGCGCCKSCARQFRDPCNERDVCDPHRGLYCDFSADKPRYQVGKCAYMMGVGCDLNGVHYSNGEVFQPSPLYNCTCIAGAIGCTPVFIQKPAGILGATPLTGRKHLQDTTYMSVYRDPPLTWKRNCLIQTTPWSPCSKTCGIGISVRITNDNGKCEMRKDSRLCLLRPCDKGLLRNVKMPKGKTCQPKFQSKVAENLILSGCTSTKKFRPIYCGVCTDQRCCVPNKSSMIRVDFSCKKGSNTQWKMQWITSCVCQRKCSNPGDMFSDLQLL; translated from the exons ATGCTGTCGTTCCTCCGTCTCACTCTCCTTCTCATCCTGGCTCATCAG CCCATGAACAGAGCTCAGAACCAGAGGCTGCAGTTCTGCCAGTGGCCCTGCCGCTGTCCCGAGTGGAGAGCGTGCGCCCCCGGGGTAAGCTCTGTTCTGGATGGCTGCGGCTGCTGTAAGAGCTGCGCTCGACAGTTCAGGGATCCGTGCAACGAGAGGGATGTGTGCGACCCACACAGAGGCCTGTACTGTGACTTCTCTGCCGACAAGCCCAGATACCAGGTTGGAAAGTGTGCAT ACATGATGGGGGTGGGTTGCGACTTGAACGGCGTCCATTACAGCAACGGTGAGGTGTTCCAACCCAGCCCCCTCTATAACTGCACCTGCATTGCTGGAGCCATTGGCTGTACGCCAGTCTTCATCCAGAAGCCTGCAGGGATTTTAGGAGCCACCCCTCTGACGGGGAGAAAGCACCTGCAGGACACCACCTACATGTCAG TTTACAGGGATCCTCCTTTGACCTGGAAAAGGAACTGCCTGATCCAGACCACCCCCTGGAGCCCCTGCTCCAAGACCTGCGGCATCGGCATTTCCGTGCGCATCACCAACGACAATGGAAAGTGTGAGATGAGGAAGGACAGTCGCCTGTGTCTTCTGCGGCCGTGTGACAAAGGCCTGCTGAGGAACGTGAAG ATGCCCAAAGGAAAGACGTGTCAACCCAAGTTCCAATCCAAAGTGGCAGAGAATCTGATTCTCTCAGGCTGCACCAGCACCAAGAAGTTTCGACCAATCTACTGTGGCGTCTGCACAGACCAGCGCTGCTGTGTGCCCAACAAGTCCAGCATGATCAGGGTGGACTTCAGCTGCAAGAAGGGCTCCAACACACAATGGAAGATGCAGTGGATTACTTCCTGTGTGTGCCAGAGGAAGTGCTCCAACCCCGGAGACATGTTCTCTGACTTGCAGTTACTTTAA